One Tomitella gaofuii DNA segment encodes these proteins:
- the map gene encoding type I methionyl aminopeptidase yields MVELKTPREIESMRVTGSFIAGLLDDLQSHVEAGVNLLDLERRARTLITERGAQSCYWDYAPSFGRGPFRNVICLSVNDAVLHGLPHDYALRDGDLLSMDIAVSIGGWVADSARSVIVGTPRAEDRRLIEATETALAAGIAAAQAGNRLGDVSAAIGAVADEYGYPVNTEFGGHGLGRTMHEDPHVSNRGRAGRGMALRPGLTLALEPWFARGTDGIVYDPDGWTIRSADGSRTAHSEHTIAVTEGEPLVLTARAG; encoded by the coding sequence ATGGTGGAACTGAAGACGCCCCGCGAGATCGAGTCGATGCGCGTCACCGGCTCCTTCATCGCGGGCCTGCTCGACGACCTGCAATCGCACGTGGAAGCGGGCGTGAACCTCCTGGACCTGGAACGCCGTGCCCGCACACTGATCACCGAACGCGGCGCGCAGTCCTGCTACTGGGACTACGCCCCGTCGTTCGGCCGCGGTCCGTTCCGCAACGTCATCTGCCTCTCGGTCAACGACGCCGTGCTGCACGGGCTGCCGCACGACTACGCCCTGCGCGACGGCGACCTGCTCAGCATGGACATCGCCGTCTCGATAGGCGGCTGGGTGGCGGACTCGGCGCGCAGCGTCATCGTCGGAACACCCCGCGCCGAGGACCGGCGGCTCATCGAAGCCACCGAGACTGCGCTCGCCGCCGGCATCGCCGCCGCACAGGCCGGCAACAGGCTCGGCGACGTCTCGGCGGCCATCGGCGCCGTCGCCGACGAGTACGGCTACCCGGTGAACACGGAGTTCGGCGGGCACGGGCTGGGCCGCACCATGCACGAGGACCCGCACGTGTCCAACCGGGGGCGGGCCGGGCGCGGCATGGCGCTGCGGCCGGGGCTCACTCTGGCGCTCGAGCCCTGGTTCGCCCGCGGCACCGACGGGATCGTGTACGACCCGGACGGGTGGACCATCCGCTCGGCCGACGGCTCACGCACCGCCCACAGCGAGCACACCATCGCCGTCACCGAAGGCGAGCCGCTGGTGCTGACGGCCCGGGCCGGGTGA
- a CDS encoding helix-turn-helix domain-containing protein, translating into MVRSPLTPEQRAAGKRLGARLRAARGDRRPDEVARAAAISPETLRKIETGRLATPAFTTVAALASVLGIPLDELARIALPNLGLQRTG; encoded by the coding sequence ATGGTGCGATCCCCCCTGACCCCGGAGCAGCGGGCGGCCGGCAAGCGGCTGGGCGCCCGCCTGCGCGCAGCCCGCGGCGATCGCCGGCCGGATGAGGTGGCCCGTGCCGCGGCGATCTCACCGGAGACCCTCCGCAAGATCGAGACCGGCCGCCTGGCCACCCCGGCGTTCACGACCGTGGCCGCGCTCGCGTCGGTGCTGGGCATCCCGCTGGACGAGCTCGCCCGCATCGCCCTGCCGAACCTGGGCCTGCAGCGCACCGGGTGA
- a CDS encoding YccF domain-containing protein yields MNLLLNVIWLVFGGLWLALGYFAIGIVLCILIITIPFGIAAFRMGVFALWPFGRTVVDKPEAGSPSLVMNVIWFVIAGLWMALGHIATAFVQAITIIGIPLALANIKMIPVTCFPFGKDIVSTDRPPAGTHVYYRQD; encoded by the coding sequence ATGAACCTGCTGCTCAACGTGATCTGGCTGGTGTTCGGCGGGCTGTGGCTGGCGCTCGGCTACTTCGCGATCGGCATCGTGCTGTGCATCCTCATCATCACCATCCCGTTCGGCATCGCGGCATTCCGCATGGGCGTGTTCGCGCTGTGGCCGTTCGGGCGCACGGTGGTGGACAAGCCCGAGGCGGGGTCGCCCTCGCTGGTGATGAACGTGATCTGGTTCGTCATCGCCGGGCTGTGGATGGCGCTCGGACACATCGCCACCGCGTTCGTGCAGGCGATCACGATCATCGGCATCCCCCTGGCGCTGGCCAACATCAAGATGATCCCGGTGACCTGCTTCCCGTTCGGCAAGGACATCGTGTCCACCGATCGGCCGCCGGCCGGGACGCACGTGTACTACCGGCAGGACTGA
- a CDS encoding NAD(P)/FAD-dependent oxidoreductase: protein MTVRNGELRSVAVVGAGMVGLSTAWHLQERGIEVTVFDENGPAAGSSWGNAGWITPALSTPLPEPAVLAYGLRQLLRPSSPVYVPPSAALDPGLVGFLARFARNSTPRRWRRAMESLVRINRHALEAFDKMVRDDEAMAGCLHEADPFIVGYTDPSQTQSMVDEARQITDAGQPVQVDELPIDEARRRAPMLSSAVRATLLLQGQRYLHPPKFVAALADAVTARGGAVRGGVRIDAVRDRGRRSAVVGEAVDGAGAGGAGVAAGDAVDFEADAVVLADGADLNAMAGRFGVRAQVRAGRGYSFSVPVDRTPPGPLYFPVSRVACTPLGDRLRVAGMMEFRHHDAPMDPRRIAAVVDSVRPLLTGVDLDDRRDEWVGSRPCTADGLPLIGATGSQRVFVAGGHGMWGMTLGPATGMLLAEAIDTGRTPEDIAAFDPLR from the coding sequence ATGACGGTCCGGAACGGTGAATTGCGCAGTGTCGCCGTGGTCGGTGCGGGGATGGTGGGCCTGTCCACCGCGTGGCACCTGCAGGAACGGGGCATCGAGGTGACGGTGTTCGACGAGAACGGGCCCGCTGCGGGCTCGTCGTGGGGCAATGCCGGGTGGATCACGCCCGCGCTCAGCACCCCGCTGCCCGAGCCCGCCGTCCTCGCCTACGGTCTCCGGCAGCTGCTGCGCCCGTCGTCGCCGGTGTACGTGCCGCCGTCGGCCGCGCTCGACCCGGGACTGGTGGGGTTCCTCGCGCGGTTCGCGCGCAACAGCACGCCCCGCAGATGGCGCAGGGCCATGGAATCGCTGGTGCGCATCAACCGCCATGCCCTCGAGGCGTTCGACAAGATGGTGCGCGACGACGAGGCGATGGCCGGCTGCCTGCACGAGGCCGACCCGTTCATCGTCGGATACACCGACCCCTCCCAGACGCAGTCGATGGTGGACGAGGCCCGGCAGATCACCGACGCTGGCCAGCCGGTGCAGGTGGACGAGCTGCCCATCGACGAGGCGCGGCGGCGTGCACCCATGCTCTCTTCCGCAGTGCGGGCCACGCTGCTGCTCCAGGGGCAGCGGTACCTGCATCCGCCGAAGTTCGTCGCCGCGCTCGCCGACGCGGTCACTGCGCGGGGCGGCGCGGTGCGCGGCGGGGTCCGGATCGACGCGGTGCGGGACCGGGGGCGGCGGTCCGCGGTGGTCGGCGAAGCCGTCGATGGTGCTGGTGCGGGTGGGGCCGGGGTGGCCGCCGGCGATGCGGTCGATTTCGAAGCCGACGCGGTGGTGCTCGCCGACGGCGCGGACCTCAACGCGATGGCCGGCCGCTTCGGCGTGCGCGCCCAGGTGCGGGCCGGCCGCGGCTACAGCTTCAGCGTGCCGGTGGACAGGACTCCGCCGGGGCCCCTGTACTTCCCGGTCTCGCGGGTCGCCTGCACTCCGCTGGGAGATCGGCTGCGGGTGGCCGGGATGATGGAGTTCCGGCATCATGACGCCCCCATGGACCCGCGCCGGATCGCCGCCGTCGTCGACTCGGTGCGCCCCCTGCTCACGGGCGTGGACCTCGACGACCGCCGGGACGAGTGGGTGGGGTCGCGCCCCTGCACCGCCGACGGGTTGCCGCTCATCGGGGCGACGGGCTCGCAGCGCGTGTTCGTCGCCGGCGGCCACGGCATGTGGGGCATGACGCTGGGGCCGGCGACGGGCATGCTGCTCGCCGAGGCCATCGACACCGGCCGCACCCCCGAGGACATCGCGGCGTTCGATCCGCTGCGCTGA
- a CDS encoding TetR family transcriptional regulator: MSPMGSGEESDGTAVGPRHHRDAVQQAAARLFSEKGFTATGVREIAGEAGVDPALVIRYFGSKEKLFLRTMTMSVDFADLMAGPLDGLGERAVDFVLERTRPGGADGERSYSAGVFAALLRASDRPTVRAHLAETVEEMFVGLVAGRLAGADADLRARLMAAQLTGLMTSMHVVEDPGLAAASDGEIVRYYGRSIQLLIEG; encoded by the coding sequence ATGAGCCCGATGGGCAGCGGCGAGGAGTCCGACGGCACGGCGGTGGGGCCCCGGCATCATCGCGACGCGGTGCAGCAGGCCGCGGCGCGGCTGTTCAGCGAGAAGGGGTTCACCGCGACCGGCGTGCGCGAGATCGCGGGCGAGGCGGGCGTGGACCCCGCGCTGGTCATCCGCTACTTCGGCTCCAAGGAGAAGCTGTTTCTGCGGACCATGACGATGTCGGTGGACTTCGCCGACCTGATGGCGGGCCCGCTGGACGGGCTGGGCGAGCGGGCCGTCGACTTCGTCCTGGAACGGACGCGGCCCGGCGGGGCGGACGGGGAGCGGTCCTACTCGGCGGGCGTCTTCGCCGCGCTGCTGCGCGCCTCCGACCGGCCGACCGTGCGCGCGCACCTGGCCGAGACGGTGGAGGAGATGTTCGTCGGCCTGGTGGCAGGCAGGCTCGCCGGCGCCGACGCGGACCTGCGCGCCCGGCTCATGGCCGCGCAGCTCACCGGGCTCATGACGTCGATGCACGTGGTGGAGGATCCCGGGCTGGCCGCGGCATCCGACGGCGAGATCGTGCGGTACTACGGCCGCTCGATCCAACTGCTCATAGAAGGCTGA
- a CDS encoding NAD(P)/FAD-dependent oxidoreductase, translating to MTSRGPEATDGELQTVHREVVVIGGGFAGLALAERLGREGVEVLLIDRNNYHQFKPLNYQVATSQLGISEVGYPLRGIFRRHDSVKVAVGEVVAVDPEARSVTLADGTVCTSRILVLGVGVDANFFGVPGAEEHCYPMYTLEDAERLSRRLIGELDRVDSPLGITSDIDVVIVGGGPTGVELAGAIAENLRVVIAPRYDGGIAGKVTVHLVDHGDALLKPFSDASHSYARRELEQLGVQLHFGTSVTSVSADGVELGDGSRIGSGTVVWAGGQRPPSLIADSSLPLGHGGRISVDDDLTVPGHEGVYALGDIALIPDTHGRGGKTASLPQLGSVAQQSGRHAARNILADLAGRDRSPFKYRDKGIMAMIGRGAAVAELGRGRRQIQGHVAFLAWLGVHVMLLPSAWQRVAAVSSWVTDYGTSLRPRRVNVG from the coding sequence ATGACATCACGGGGCCCGGAGGCGACGGACGGGGAACTGCAGACGGTGCACCGCGAGGTCGTCGTCATCGGGGGAGGATTCGCCGGGCTCGCGCTCGCCGAACGCCTGGGCCGGGAGGGCGTCGAAGTCCTGCTCATCGACCGCAACAACTACCACCAGTTCAAGCCGCTCAACTACCAGGTGGCCACGTCCCAGCTCGGCATCAGCGAGGTCGGCTATCCGCTGCGCGGGATCTTCCGGCGGCACGACTCGGTGAAGGTCGCCGTGGGCGAGGTGGTGGCGGTCGATCCGGAAGCCCGGTCGGTCACCCTCGCCGACGGCACCGTGTGCACCTCCCGCATCCTGGTGCTGGGGGTGGGCGTGGACGCGAACTTCTTCGGCGTCCCGGGCGCCGAGGAGCACTGCTATCCGATGTACACGCTCGAGGACGCGGAGCGGCTCAGCCGGCGCCTCATCGGCGAGCTCGACCGCGTCGACTCGCCCCTGGGCATCACCTCCGACATCGACGTCGTGATCGTGGGCGGCGGCCCGACGGGCGTCGAGCTGGCCGGCGCCATCGCCGAGAACCTCCGGGTGGTGATCGCCCCGCGCTATGACGGCGGGATCGCCGGCAAGGTGACGGTGCACCTGGTCGACCACGGCGACGCGCTGCTCAAACCGTTCTCCGACGCGTCCCACTCCTATGCACGGCGCGAGCTGGAGCAGTTGGGCGTGCAATTGCACTTCGGCACCTCGGTGACGAGCGTGTCGGCCGACGGCGTGGAACTCGGCGACGGCAGCCGCATCGGCTCGGGCACCGTGGTGTGGGCCGGCGGGCAGCGTCCGCCGAGCCTCATCGCCGATTCGTCCCTGCCCCTGGGGCACGGCGGGCGCATCAGTGTCGACGACGACCTGACGGTGCCCGGGCACGAGGGCGTCTACGCGCTGGGCGACATCGCGCTGATCCCCGACACCCACGGCCGCGGCGGCAAGACCGCGTCGCTACCGCAGCTGGGCTCGGTGGCACAGCAGTCGGGCCGACATGCCGCCCGCAACATCCTGGCGGACCTGGCGGGACGCGACCGCTCCCCATTCAAGTACCGCGACAAGGGGATCATGGCGATGATCGGCCGCGGCGCGGCGGTGGCGGAGCTCGGGCGGGGCCGCCGGCAGATCCAGGGGCACGTCGCGTTCCTCGCCTGGCTGGGTGTGCACGTGATGCTGCTGCCCAGCGCGTGGCAGCGGGTGGCCGCAGTGAGCTCGTGGGTCACCGACTACGGCACGTCGCTGCGGCCGCGGCGCGTCAACGTGGGCTGA
- a CDS encoding MarR family winged helix-turn-helix transcriptional regulator, translating into MHSDGDLVDRIVDEWDSAFPDVGLAPVEVIVRIARIGTLSLRALEHELAHTAVSRGEYELLGALVRSDHPLRPGEVTTTTMVSPAATTKYVDALVRKGLVERGTWEQDKRVVLLQITDAGRELVRKVFPARVERDRRLLAGLDDDERAVLLDLLRRVTANAERAAQE; encoded by the coding sequence ATGCACTCCGACGGCGACCTGGTCGACAGGATCGTCGACGAATGGGATTCCGCGTTCCCGGACGTCGGCCTCGCGCCCGTCGAGGTGATCGTCCGCATCGCGCGCATCGGCACGCTGAGTCTCCGCGCGCTCGAGCACGAACTGGCGCACACGGCGGTCTCACGCGGGGAGTACGAGCTGCTCGGCGCCCTGGTGCGCAGCGACCATCCGCTGCGACCCGGCGAGGTCACGACGACCACGATGGTCAGCCCCGCCGCCACCACCAAGTACGTCGATGCGCTGGTGCGCAAGGGGCTCGTCGAGCGCGGCACGTGGGAACAGGACAAGCGCGTGGTGCTGCTGCAGATCACCGACGCGGGCCGCGAGCTGGTGCGGAAGGTCTTCCCCGCGCGCGTCGAGCGCGACCGGCGCCTGCTCGCGGGGCTCGACGACGACGAACGCGCCGTCCTGCTGGACCTGCTGCGCCGCGTGACGGCGAACGCGGAGCGCGCGGCGCAGGAGTGA
- a CDS encoding FUSC family protein has product MRTRPPAPPSPVPTTTAPGHTPLRSHAHRARTAARHSGAPATWRRAFSLNPASPSLVPALRVGFATAIVLVAGGALGHTELAALAGLGAITAAFARGEPYRRRAGKTAIAGATIIASILLGSALTGTPMLLQIVVLSLAGGAGAWLLASLRIVGPGAVVIVFAGSAAAMTGDLPRAALATALGVAVGWLAAMAPVARVAQHGTAEERRWVRSGAGRLASGEFLGAGARIAVASLLAGAAALGIGLEHALWASMGATAALQSITFASTVQRSIQRLVGNVTGAAVALAFIATGMGFWPTAAAIVALQVITEMTIARNYALATTAITPMALLMMGLSGGLTTSMALSRVADTAIGVIVGVAIAALTIHPADTQHLPGRTQAPPGASPKPDPDVRQ; this is encoded by the coding sequence ATGCGCACTCGGCCCCCTGCTCCCCCCTCTCCCGTTCCCACCACCACCGCACCCGGACACACGCCCCTCCGAAGCCACGCACACCGCGCCCGCACGGCTGCCCGGCATTCCGGCGCCCCCGCAACATGGCGCCGCGCATTCTCGCTCAACCCGGCGTCGCCGAGCCTCGTCCCGGCGCTGCGGGTCGGCTTCGCCACCGCCATCGTCCTCGTCGCCGGCGGCGCGCTGGGGCACACGGAGCTCGCCGCCCTCGCAGGCCTGGGCGCGATCACCGCGGCCTTCGCCCGGGGCGAGCCGTATCGGCGCCGCGCGGGCAAGACAGCGATCGCCGGGGCCACGATCATCGCGTCGATCCTGTTGGGGTCCGCCCTCACCGGCACGCCGATGCTGCTGCAGATCGTCGTCCTGTCGCTCGCCGGCGGCGCGGGGGCGTGGCTGCTCGCGTCGCTGCGCATCGTCGGCCCCGGCGCGGTGGTGATCGTGTTCGCCGGCTCGGCGGCGGCCATGACCGGCGACCTGCCCCGCGCCGCCCTCGCGACGGCGCTCGGCGTCGCCGTGGGCTGGCTCGCCGCGATGGCGCCGGTGGCCCGCGTGGCCCAGCACGGCACCGCCGAGGAGCGCCGCTGGGTCCGCTCCGGCGCCGGACGTCTGGCCTCGGGCGAGTTCCTCGGCGCTGGCGCGCGCATCGCCGTCGCGTCCCTGCTGGCCGGAGCGGCCGCGCTGGGCATCGGGCTCGAGCATGCGCTGTGGGCGTCGATGGGCGCCACCGCAGCCCTGCAATCGATCACGTTCGCCAGCACGGTGCAGCGCTCGATCCAGCGCCTCGTCGGCAACGTCACCGGTGCCGCCGTCGCGCTCGCGTTCATCGCGACCGGAATGGGCTTCTGGCCGACGGCCGCGGCCATCGTCGCCCTGCAGGTGATCACCGAGATGACGATCGCGCGCAACTATGCCCTCGCCACCACCGCCATCACACCGATGGCCCTGCTCATGATGGGGCTCAGCGGCGGGCTGACCACGTCCATGGCGCTCAGCCGCGTCGCCGACACCGCGATCGGGGTGATAGTCGGCGTCGCGATCGCGGCCCTGACCATCCACCCCGCGGACACCCAGCACCTCCCCGGGCGCACACAGGCCCCGCCCGGAGCGTCGCCGAAGCCGGATCCGGACGTCCGACAGTGA
- a CDS encoding MFS transporter: MRTDAGLPPDDADASGGQDEAAATPPGGVTATGDVTGTPDPETPEGRRLLRRVIAASAIGNATEWYDYGVFAATATYIGDAFFPGDLSTLSTMLTFAISFVLRPIGGMVWGPIGDRIGRKAVLAATILLMSAATFLIAFIPSHATIGVAAPILLVLLRVIQGFSTGGEYGGAATFMAEYSPDRHRGKYGSFLEFGTLGGFVMGAAVVLICQTAMSEAAMGDWGWRIPFLIAAPLGLVGWYLRSKMSDTPVFTEAESSESTEMEGSAWQRMVDLVRDYRGPIFTMFGMVIALNVVQYTLLTYQPTYLENKIGMSEDSTTLLILIGELVMMAVIPFIGRWSDSTGRKPMWWASLISLFVLAIPMYWLMGQGFGWALLGFAVLGLLYLPQLATISATFPAMFPTHVRYAGFALSYNVATAAFGGTAPFINDAAISGTGWDLFPALYMMIACVVGMVAVYFLRETAGCSIRGTGIPGEEPEPVGAR; the protein is encoded by the coding sequence ATGCGCACAGACGCAGGCCTGCCGCCCGACGACGCGGACGCGTCCGGCGGCCAAGACGAGGCTGCCGCGACTCCACCGGGCGGCGTCACGGCGACCGGCGACGTCACCGGAACCCCCGACCCTGAGACCCCCGAGGGCCGGCGCCTGCTGCGCAGGGTGATCGCCGCATCCGCGATCGGCAACGCCACCGAGTGGTACGACTACGGCGTCTTCGCCGCCACCGCCACGTACATCGGCGACGCGTTCTTCCCCGGCGACCTCTCGACGCTGTCGACGATGCTCACGTTCGCGATCTCGTTCGTACTCCGGCCGATCGGCGGCATGGTGTGGGGACCCATCGGCGACCGGATCGGCCGCAAGGCCGTGCTGGCCGCGACGATCCTGCTCATGTCCGCGGCGACCTTCCTCATCGCATTCATTCCGTCGCACGCGACCATCGGCGTGGCCGCCCCGATCCTGCTCGTGCTCCTGCGCGTGATCCAGGGCTTCTCCACCGGCGGGGAGTACGGCGGCGCCGCGACCTTCATGGCCGAGTACTCGCCGGACAGGCACCGCGGCAAGTACGGCAGCTTCCTGGAATTCGGCACGCTCGGCGGCTTCGTCATGGGCGCCGCCGTCGTTCTGATCTGCCAGACCGCGATGAGCGAGGCGGCGATGGGCGACTGGGGCTGGCGCATCCCGTTCCTCATCGCCGCGCCGCTGGGCCTGGTGGGCTGGTATCTGCGCTCGAAGATGTCGGACACGCCCGTGTTCACCGAGGCCGAGAGCAGCGAGTCCACCGAGATGGAAGGCTCCGCGTGGCAGCGGATGGTCGATCTGGTGCGCGACTACCGCGGGCCGATCTTCACGATGTTCGGCATGGTGATCGCGCTCAACGTGGTGCAGTACACGCTGCTCACCTACCAGCCGACCTATCTCGAGAACAAGATCGGCATGAGCGAGGATTCGACCACCCTGCTCATCCTCATCGGCGAACTGGTGATGATGGCGGTGATCCCGTTCATCGGCCGATGGTCGGACTCGACGGGCCGAAAACCCATGTGGTGGGCGTCGCTGATCAGCCTGTTCGTCCTCGCGATACCCATGTACTGGCTCATGGGGCAGGGCTTCGGCTGGGCGCTGCTGGGGTTCGCCGTTCTGGGGCTGCTGTATCTGCCGCAGCTGGCGACGATCTCCGCGACGTTCCCTGCGATGTTCCCCACGCATGTGCGCTACGCCGGGTTCGCACTGAGCTACAACGTGGCGACGGCGGCCTTCGGCGGCACCGCCCCGTTCATCAACGACGCGGCGATCAGCGGCACCGGCTGGGACCTGTTCCCGGCGCTGTACATGATGATCGCGTGCGTGGTCGGCATGGTGGCGGTGTACTTCCTTCGGGAGACCGCCGGCTGCTCGATCCGCGGCACCGGCATCCCCGGCGAGGAACCGGAGCCCGTCGGCGCACGCTGA
- a CDS encoding MDR family MFS transporter: MSHREVLLALSGLLMAMFVAMLSSTVVSTALPRIVADLGGSEAGYTWVVTASLLTMTATTPIWGKFADLFSKKALTQLALLIYVAGSVIAGLADGIGVLIVARLIQGIGMGGLSALVQIVIASMITARDRGKYFGYLGAVFAVATVSGPLLGGLLVDATALGDALPGYMSGAAWRWCFYVGVPFAVIAFAVLQKTLHLPTVKRDVSIDYVGATLITAGVSVLLVWVSLGGSQFDWGSALSIGMLVGGLALLALFVWAETRVREPIIPLHLFKDRTTSLAVFASVMVGVAMFAGTVFLVQYFQLSRGMSPTKAGLMTLFLVCGVLVSSVVSGRIIAAKGKWKRFLIFGSVLLVAGAVLLSTITATTPIIVVGLYMSILGIGVGCLNQNLVLAVQNNAAQKDIGSASSLAAFMRTMGGAIGVSALGTALGHKVAASISGAAHSDPEVGRAMMDMDTHQIPDVTTLGDVLRPVYEHAYGSGVAQVFLFSVPFAVLAFVAVLFIKEVPLRETIERDDELADLQRAAAAPDDGGDAAAPEKDDRTEAGAAQDPSGVKVG, translated from the coding sequence ATGAGCCACCGCGAGGTGCTGCTGGCCCTGTCCGGCCTGCTCATGGCGATGTTCGTCGCCATGCTCTCGTCCACGGTGGTGTCCACGGCACTGCCGCGCATCGTCGCCGACCTGGGCGGCAGCGAGGCCGGCTACACCTGGGTGGTCACCGCGTCGCTGCTGACGATGACCGCGACAACGCCCATCTGGGGCAAGTTCGCCGACCTGTTCAGCAAGAAGGCCCTCACCCAGCTGGCGCTGCTCATCTACGTGGCGGGCTCCGTCATCGCCGGACTGGCGGACGGGATCGGCGTGCTCATCGTCGCCCGGCTCATCCAGGGCATCGGCATGGGCGGCCTGTCCGCGCTGGTGCAGATCGTCATCGCCAGCATGATCACGGCGCGCGACCGCGGCAAGTACTTCGGCTACCTCGGCGCGGTGTTCGCCGTGGCCACGGTGAGCGGCCCGCTGCTGGGCGGGCTGCTGGTGGACGCCACCGCGCTGGGCGACGCGCTCCCCGGCTACATGTCCGGCGCCGCCTGGCGCTGGTGCTTTTACGTGGGCGTGCCCTTCGCCGTCATCGCGTTCGCGGTGCTGCAGAAGACGCTGCACCTGCCCACGGTCAAGCGCGACGTGTCCATCGATTACGTGGGCGCCACCCTCATCACCGCGGGCGTGTCCGTGCTGCTCGTCTGGGTGTCGCTGGGCGGATCGCAGTTCGACTGGGGCTCGGCGCTGAGCATCGGCATGCTCGTCGGCGGGCTCGCACTGCTGGCGCTGTTCGTGTGGGCGGAGACCCGCGTGCGCGAGCCGATCATCCCCCTGCACCTGTTCAAGGACCGCACCACCAGCCTCGCCGTGTTCGCGTCGGTGATGGTGGGCGTCGCCATGTTCGCCGGCACCGTCTTCCTGGTGCAGTACTTCCAGCTCTCCCGCGGCATGAGCCCCACCAAGGCCGGCCTCATGACCCTGTTCCTGGTGTGCGGCGTGCTCGTGTCGTCGGTGGTGTCCGGGCGGATCATCGCGGCCAAGGGCAAGTGGAAGCGCTTCCTGATCTTCGGTTCTGTCCTGCTGGTCGCGGGCGCGGTCCTGCTGAGCACCATCACGGCCACCACGCCGATCATCGTCGTCGGCCTGTACATGTCGATCCTCGGCATCGGCGTCGGCTGCCTCAACCAGAACCTGGTGCTGGCCGTGCAGAACAACGCGGCGCAGAAGGACATCGGCTCGGCGAGCTCGCTGGCCGCGTTCATGCGCACGATGGGCGGCGCGATCGGCGTGTCCGCCCTGGGCACCGCGCTGGGGCACAAGGTGGCGGCCTCGATCTCCGGCGCCGCCCATTCCGACCCGGAGGTCGGCCGGGCGATGATGGATATGGACACCCACCAGATCCCCGACGTCACCACGCTCGGCGACGTGCTGCGCCCCGTCTACGAGCACGCCTACGGGTCGGGTGTGGCGCAGGTGTTCCTGTTCTCGGTGCCGTTCGCCGTCCTGGCATTCGTCGCGGTGCTGTTCATCAAGGAGGTGCCGCTGCGTGAGACCATCGAGCGCGACGACGAGCTGGCCGACCTGCAGCGGGCGGCCGCAGCACCGGATGACGGCGGCGATGCCGCGGCCCCGGAGAAGGACGACCGCACGGAGGCCGGCGCCGCACAGGACCCCTCCGGAGTGAAGGTCGGCTGA
- a CDS encoding MarR family winged helix-turn-helix transcriptional regulator: MTATDAVITPAEALEFSAVRGIEYELRTLVRRIRLSKAEVARTIHEEMPPSTYTVFVVVSDRQPTRAGEIAEVLDMDKSVISRHLAALTELGLIRRDCDPDDRRSHTVSLTDLGVEKVREAVAMRWEDISARLDGWTREDLEAFVVQLRRFNAAIE, encoded by the coding sequence ATGACGGCCACGGATGCGGTGATCACGCCCGCCGAGGCGCTCGAGTTCAGCGCGGTGCGCGGCATCGAGTACGAGCTGCGCACGCTGGTGCGGCGCATCCGCCTGAGCAAGGCGGAGGTGGCCCGCACGATCCACGAGGAGATGCCGCCGTCCACCTACACGGTGTTCGTGGTGGTGTCGGATCGACAGCCCACGCGCGCGGGCGAGATCGCCGAGGTGCTCGACATGGACAAGTCCGTGATCAGCCGGCACCTCGCCGCGCTCACAGAGCTGGGCCTGATCCGCCGCGACTGCGACCCGGACGACCGCCGCTCGCACACCGTCTCCCTGACGGATCTCGGCGTGGAGAAGGTGCGCGAGGCCGTCGCCATGCGGTGGGAGGACATCTCCGCGCGGCTCGACGGCTGGACCAGGGAAGATCTCGAGGCGTTCGTGGTCCAGTTGCGTCGGTTCAACGCGGCCATAGAGTGA